Below is a genomic region from Cottoperca gobio chromosome 24, fCotGob3.1, whole genome shotgun sequence.
TGGAACATGGGATCCAGCCTGATGGACAGATGCCCAGTGACAAGACCATTGGAGGAGGAGATGATTCCTTCAACACCTTCTTCAGTGAGACTGGAGCTGGAAAGCATGTCCCCAGAGCTGTTTTTGTGGACCTGGAGCCCACTGTCATTGGtaaactttttattaaatatagaacatAGTTGCTGCTTGATTTTGATCAGTCAAACCCTTGAGTCATTTTGATTTAACTTGTCTCCTCAGATGAGGTGCGAACCGGGACCTACCGGCAGCTGTTCCACCCTGAGCAGCTGATTACTGGCAAGGAGGATGCTGCCAACAACTACGCCCGTGGACACTACACCATTGGCAAAGAGTTCATTGACCAGGTGCTGGACAGGATACGCAAACTGGTGAGTCACTTTAGAGTTCCCTCCTAATGAGACTGGGAACATTTGATGAAATAGAAtttatataatatcatttaaaataattaatttattggCAAAGTGTCAACGTCCACTTTCTACCAATAAAGTAGTCCCTATAAAATCTGTTGTCCATGTTTTGTGTGATAATAGTAACAGGGACCCTGTTTCTGGGAAGAGATGTTGCTGCTGAATTTTATAAAATGGGATATTTCAATGATGTGAGCTTGACAAACAATCCCATTCACCTCTAATGTACTGGTCTTAAAGCAGAAATCTCAGAGGCAGGTTTAAAAACCTGGAAAacttaaagcaaaaacaatctGCGTTACCAGAATATCACTGAAAATGGGTAGAGGTATTCGTTTTAATGTATAATGATTTAGTGCCCCCTAGTGGCACAAAGTAAACTCCATAATTTGAGTTGAGGGCTGATTCACGGTTTACATGTGCTGTAATAAAAACTATGAAACAAACGGGAACAGCAAAGCTTCATTTTGTAGTTTGGCTAGCTCATAAATTGAATGTTTACTGGATACAGCTGATTGAATCTGCCAGCAGTACTTGTCATATCAGCTATAGATATAATAAAATCTTGCAAAAGCAAGCACCATAAATAAAAGACCTGTACATTTACTATGACACCATGTCTTTTTTCTTAATGTGCATAACTATCAAGTAATTTACTACTATGTTATAATTGCTAATAAATTAATTAGTCCCTGAACTAATTCCTGTCATCTAAACTATATTATTGCCTTCTGTCCTTAGTCTGACCAGTGCACAGGTCTTCAGGGATTCCTGGTTTTCCACAGTTTTGGAGGTGGTACTGGCTCTGGTTTTACCTCCCTGCTGATGGAGCGTCTGTCTGTTGACTACGGCAAGAAGTCCAAGCTGGAGTTCTCCATCTACCCAGCTCCCCAGGTGTCCACAGCTGTGGTGGAGCCCTACAACGCCATCCTGACCACCCACACCACCCTGGAGCATTCTGACTGTGCCTTCATGGTAGATAACGAGGCCATCTACGATATCTGTTGTAAGAACCTGGATATTGAGCATCCTACCTACACCAACCTGAACAGGCTGATGAGTCAGattgtgtcctccatcactgctTCCCTTCGTTTTGACGGAGCCCTTAACGTTGATCTGACAGAGTTCCAGACCAACTTGGTACCGTATCCCCGTATCCACTTCCCTCTGGCCACATATGCCCCTGTCATCTCTGCTGAGAAGGCTTACCATGAGCAATTAACAGTGGCAGAAATTACCAATGCCTGCTTTGAGCCCTGCAATCAGATGGTAAAATGTGACCCTCGCCACGGCAAATACATGGCCTGTTGCCTTTTGTACCGTGGTGATGTGGTGCCCAAAGATGTGAATTCTGCAATTGCCACCATTAAGACCAGGCGCACCATCCAGTTTGTGGACTGGTGCCCCACTGGTTTCAAGGTTGGCATCAACTACCAGCCGCCTTCTGTAGTTCCTGGTGGAGACCTGGCCAAGGTCCAGAGGGCAGTGTGCATGCTGAGCAACACTACTGCTATTTCAGAGGCCTGGGCTCGGCTTGATCACAAGTTTGACCTGATGTACGCCAAGCGTGCTTTTGTTCACTGGTATGTAGGTGAGGGtatggaggagggagagttcTCTGAGGCCAGAGAAGACATGGCAGCTCTGGAGAAGGATTATGAGGAGGTTGCAGTTGAATCTACCGAGGGTGAGGAAGAGGGTGAGGAGTATTAAAAGGGATAAAGACACTACTTTAAGGTGAAACAGTAGGTTTCAGTGTGttcttaaatatttttaatgtttggtACGTTCAGAATACAATTCCTGAAAATTTAACATTGGATGTTtcaaaattaaaaaactaaataaatgcattCCTAATTTTTAAAGTATGTCTATCAAATGTATGTGCAGAATAAAAATCCTCAAACTGTCAGTTTGGGTATGCTCTAAATAAAGTTCATGTGACATGTGAAGTTGGGTCTTATTTATAAAacctgttgttttgtttttagtgaggaatgaacagaataaaataacattgcaAAGTGTTATTAGGTGTTTTCGTTTTACTTTTGGAATAAAATGAATTCTATAAGTTTGAACAATGAAACAAGCTGACATGAATAATATTTTTCAGAGATGAATTTGCAAAATAAGTTAGTGTTATGTCTACCCGTCTATGATGGTGGAATTGATTTCCGCACAGAGGgaactaaatattataaaatgtgtaaaaattgTATGAAATACAGGATGGCAGTCTGACAccatgttgatgatgatgctcGTTTTTATTTAAACCATAGAAAGAGACGTCATCTGACAGTCGACCAGTTGGATTCAGTGAATATTTTCCgtttaagaaaaaataaaaatccttttAGGACTAGAGAGTAGAGATGAAGCCCGGCCGGAGAGAACAGTATCCTTATCTTTTTAATTGAATCTTTACACCTCACAGCTTCAATAAACATGGTAGGTATGGAATAATGGGAAGTTGTCctatgtatttaaatgcaccGGAAGCTTTGTGGTTTGAGTTATTTACAGCTAGCTCTCATTTTAGCTTTAGCTAACGTAATGTACGGTCGCTTATCCAAACGAAAAGTCTAACGTCAATGGAGGAGGGCAGTTAGCATTATTCTACCAAGTTTAACTTTTAAGGGACgttttaattgtaaattgaATGTAGCCTAATTAAGTTCATAGTATTTTCTGATGAATGAAAAGGCACAGTCCAAATGTCCAGTTTTGCCTGACTGTTAAAGGCTGATGCTAGACAATATGGCGGACTTGAACCAGGTTCGTCGACCATCAACGGTTCTCAGTGGCAGGAGTCCCTGTTAGTCTCTGTTTCACTGGCTTCCCTAACTCAATGCAGTCTCTCattcagcatttattttatgtctaGTTAAGAAAATTAAGCGTGTTTCTGTGCTATAATGTACGTAATCGAAGACAAATCGTCATCCAATAAAGCAGTGGCTTCAAGAAACTGAAACCTTCTAGATTTTAACAGCATTACTTTGAAACGAAGAAAACTACAACTCCCATTAACAACTATATCAACTAATTTGCTATCATCCATATATATCAAGCTCATCTAGCTCTCTTAAGTATGTCCTTTCTTAACTTTGAAATTGTAATCTCTGCTGTCTAAAAATGTGTACAgcctcaacccccccccccctccgcaaTTTAATCTCATATCTTTAGCTGTCTTCAACATTTGCTGAGTCATCTATTCTAAAGCCTCTCATTAGTATGAactagcttttttttttctttacaaatttctcttccaggtgcgtacgTTTCGAAATGcagctccaaatgacttctcttgaaaccagagcgggtttgtttgcacattaagcacgaagggactcgtggaggacaaataacaattcctctgtccacttgtcttgaattttcatatgctcgtcttgtatggcttgtagctttcttttttaacgggaccAGCTGAAATCTTAATTTCCCtcgtttgtgttattttttttaaaataacaaatcgATCCAtattacgtctgtagaaacacgcgcTAACTAGCGTGAAATGTTGAAACGAGtcaaccggagccaagctaacgcgacgtatgaagtgccaggttggtcgtagtatcctc
It encodes:
- the LOC115028811 gene encoding tubulin alpha-1C chain-like; this translates as MRECISVHVGQAGVQIGNACWELYCLEHGIQPDGQMPSDKTIGGGDDSFNTFFSETGAGKHVPRAVFVDLEPTVIDEVRTGTYRQLFHPEQLITGKEDAANNYARGHYTIGKEFIDQVLDRIRKLSDQCTGLQGFLVFHSFGGGTGSGFTSLLMERLSVDYGKKSKLEFSIYPAPQVSTAVVEPYNAILTTHTTLEHSDCAFMVDNEAIYDICCKNLDIEHPTYTNLNRLMSQIVSSITASLRFDGALNVDLTEFQTNLVPYPRIHFPLATYAPVISAEKAYHEQLTVAEITNACFEPCNQMVKCDPRHGKYMACCLLYRGDVVPKDVNSAIATIKTRRTIQFVDWCPTGFKVGINYQPPSVVPGGDLAKVQRAVCMLSNTTAISEAWARLDHKFDLMYAKRAFVHWYVGEGMEEGEFSEAREDMAALEKDYEEVAVESTEGEEEGEEY